The following proteins are co-located in the Massilia litorea genome:
- a CDS encoding M48 family metallopeptidase: protein MSSLAFSVLFVVFFVLTLGLRFWLANRQIRHVLRHRASVPAEFAPKVSLETHQKAADYTVAKTRFGIAALLWGGLTLVGFTLLGGLQALSTALLHVAGPGMLHQLLLVAAFAILTGLLDLPFDWYRQFVLEQRFGFNKMSVRLWLADMVKGALVGMVIGLPLVWVVLKLMESAGSLWWFWTWLVWSGFQLLMMVLYPSVIAPLFNKFTPLADEGLKSRIEGLMARVGFASKGLFVMDGSRRSAHGNAYFSGFGAAKRIVFFDTLIERLAPHEIEAVLAHELGHFKLRHIVKRIVVMFALSLAFLALLGYLKEQAWFYTGLGVTPMLHAPNDAMALLLFVLVLPIFTFVFGPLNAITSRKHEFEADAFAAKHSDATHLVSALVKMYEDNASTLTPDPLHSAFYDSHPPASVRIAHLNGAAA from the coding sequence ATGTCTTCACTCGCGTTTTCGGTTTTGTTCGTCGTTTTCTTCGTGCTCACGCTCGGGCTGCGCTTCTGGCTGGCCAACCGCCAGATCCGCCACGTGCTGCGCCACCGCGCCAGCGTGCCCGCGGAGTTCGCCCCCAAGGTCTCGCTCGAGACCCACCAGAAGGCGGCCGACTACACGGTCGCGAAAACCCGCTTCGGCATTGCCGCCCTGCTCTGGGGCGGCCTGACCCTGGTCGGCTTCACCCTGCTCGGCGGCCTGCAGGCCCTGTCGACTGCGCTGCTGCACGTCGCCGGTCCGGGAATGCTACATCAACTCCTGCTGGTGGCCGCGTTCGCGATCCTCACGGGCCTGCTCGACCTGCCCTTCGACTGGTACCGCCAGTTCGTGCTGGAACAGCGTTTCGGCTTCAACAAGATGAGCGTCAGGCTGTGGCTCGCCGACATGGTGAAAGGCGCGCTGGTGGGCATGGTGATCGGCCTGCCGCTGGTGTGGGTTGTACTGAAACTGATGGAATCGGCCGGTTCGCTCTGGTGGTTCTGGACCTGGCTGGTCTGGAGCGGCTTCCAACTGCTGATGATGGTGCTGTACCCGAGCGTGATCGCGCCGCTGTTCAATAAATTCACGCCGCTCGCCGACGAAGGCCTCAAATCGCGCATCGAGGGCCTGATGGCGCGCGTCGGCTTCGCCTCGAAGGGGCTGTTCGTGATGGACGGCAGCCGCCGCAGCGCCCACGGCAACGCCTATTTCTCCGGCTTCGGCGCGGCCAAGCGCATCGTCTTCTTCGACACCCTGATCGAGCGCCTGGCCCCGCACGAGATCGAAGCGGTGCTGGCGCATGAACTGGGCCATTTCAAACTGCGCCACATCGTCAAGCGCATCGTCGTCATGTTCGCGCTGTCGCTGGCCTTCCTGGCCCTGCTCGGCTACCTGAAAGAGCAAGCCTGGTTCTACACGGGACTGGGCGTGACGCCGATGCTGCACGCGCCGAACGACGCCATGGCCCTGCTGCTGTTCGTGCTGGTGCTGCCGATCTTTACCTTCGTCTTCGGCCCGCTGAATGCGATCACCTCGCGCAAGCACGAGTTCGAGGCGGATGCCTTTGCGGCGAAGCACAGCGATGCGACGCACCTGGTCTCGGCCCTGGTCAAGATGTATGAAGACAATGCCTCGACGCTGACGCCCGACCCGCTGCACTCGGCGTTTTATGACTCGCACCCGCCGGCATCGGTACGGATCGCCCATTTGAACGGAGCGGCCGCATGA
- a CDS encoding 4a-hydroxytetrahydrobiopterin dehydratase, with amino-acid sequence MTLRERHCTHGAPALEASELPALLAQVPDWQVEDKRLVRSFAFTDYHETIEFVNALAWMIHAENHHPDLTVRYRHCIVAWTTHSAGNAVSLNDIICAAKADAIYEERTGA; translated from the coding sequence ATGACGCTGCGCGAACGCCATTGCACCCACGGCGCGCCGGCCCTCGAGGCCAGCGAGCTGCCCGCCCTGCTGGCGCAGGTACCCGACTGGCAAGTCGAGGACAAGCGCCTCGTGCGCAGCTTCGCCTTCACGGACTACCACGAGACCATCGAATTCGTGAACGCGCTGGCCTGGATGATCCACGCCGAAAACCACCATCCGGACCTGACGGTGCGCTACCGCCACTGCATCGTCGCCTGGACCACCCATTCGGCGGGCAATGCGGTATCGCTGAACGACATCATCTGCGCTGCGAAAGCCGACGCAATCTACGAAGAACGGACAGGCGCGTGA
- the orn gene encoding oligoribonuclease — protein MSHPTDSAVSSTAQRPNDMNLVWVDMEMTGLDPDTDRIIEVAVVVTDMHLNVLAEGPVFAIHQSDETLDKMDNWNKGTHGKSGLIDRVRASTVTEADAEVALIAFLKNFVPANKSPMCGNTICQDRRFMARGMPKLEAFFHYRNLDVSTLKELCRRWKPELASGFKKHQKHTALADIIESVEELKYYREHFIKL, from the coding sequence ATGTCACACCCAACCGATTCCGCAGTCTCCTCCACCGCCCAGCGTCCCAACGACATGAACCTGGTCTGGGTCGATATGGAAATGACCGGGCTCGACCCGGACACCGACCGCATCATCGAGGTCGCCGTCGTCGTCACCGACATGCACCTGAACGTGCTGGCCGAAGGTCCGGTCTTCGCGATCCACCAGTCGGACGAAACGCTCGACAAGATGGACAACTGGAACAAGGGCACCCACGGCAAGTCCGGCCTGATCGACCGCGTGCGCGCCTCGACCGTGACCGAAGCCGACGCCGAAGTGGCGCTGATCGCCTTCCTGAAGAATTTCGTCCCGGCGAACAAATCGCCGATGTGCGGCAACACCATCTGCCAGGACCGCCGCTTCATGGCGCGCGGCATGCCGAAGCTGGAAGCCTTTTTCCACTACCGCAACCTGGACGTGTCGACGCTGAAGGAACTGTGCCGCCGCTGGAAGCCGGAACTGGCGTCCGGTTTCAAGAAGCACCAGAAACACACGGCGCTGGCCGACATCATCGAGTCGGTCGAAGAGCTGAAGTACTACCGCGAGCATTTCATTAAGCTGTAA